In a genomic window of Caloenas nicobarica isolate bCalNic1 chromosome 1, bCalNic1.hap1, whole genome shotgun sequence:
- the PVALB gene encoding parvalbumin alpha, whose protein sequence is MAMSDVLSAEDIKKAVGAFSAAESFNYKKFFEMVGLKKKSPEDVKKVFHILDKDRSGFIEEEELKFVLKGFTPDGRDLSDKETKALLAAGDKDGDGKIGADEFATLVAES, encoded by the exons ATGGCTATGTCTGACGTGCTCAGCGCTGAGGATATCAAGAAGGCTGTGGGAGCCTTTTCAG CGGCTGAATCTTTTAACTACAAGAAGTTTTTCGAGATGGTAGGACTGAAAAAGAAGAGCCCAGAAGATGTGAAGAAGGTTTTCCACATTCTTGATAAAGATCGAAGTGGCTTCATCGAAGAGGAAGAATTAAA GTTTGTACTGAAGGGCTTTACCCCAGATGGAAGGGACCTATCAGACAAAGAAACGAAGGCTCTTCTGGCTGCTGGAGATAAGGATGGTGATGGTAAAATTGGCGCTGATG